One Nicotiana tomentosiformis chromosome 4, ASM39032v3, whole genome shotgun sequence genomic window carries:
- the LOC138910443 gene encoding uncharacterized protein: MLKDYDITILYLPGNANVVVNALSRKAVSMGSLVFIHVGEKPLAVDVQSLDNQFVRLDISEPSRVLVCVISLSSLYDCIRERQYDDPHLLVLKDTVQHSDAKDVTIENDGVLKMQGRICVPNADGLCELILEEDHSSRYSIHSGAAKMYQDLMQHYWWRKMKKI; this comes from the coding sequence atgctgaaggattatgatattactattctgtatcttCCCGGGAATGCCAATGTGGTGGtcaatgccttgagtaggaaggcggtaagtatgggtagccttgtattCATTCATGTTGGTGAAAAGCCCCTTGCGGTCGATGTTCAGTCCTTggacaaccagttcgtgagattggatatttcggaacctagtcgggttctagtttGTGTGATTTCtctatcttctttatatgattgcatcagagagcgtcaatatgatgatccccatttgcttgtccttaaggacacagtccagcatagtgatgccaaggatgttactattgaGAATGATGGAGTATTgaagatgcagggtcgtatttgtgtgccaaatgcgGATGGGCTGtgtgaattgattcttgaggaagaccacagttcgcggtattccattcattcgggtgccgctaagatgtaccaagacttgatgcagcactattggtggagaaaaatgaaaaagatatAG